The sequence below is a genomic window from Marmota flaviventris isolate mMarFla1 chromosome 9, mMarFla1.hap1, whole genome shotgun sequence.
attactgatgtagctcagtggtagaacaccacTTGTTTCGATCTCCACAGgggaaaagaagggggaaaaaaaacgcCACTTTGGTATTTGTCAGTAAGAAATGTTTTAGGAAATCTAAGGAAATTGAATATTTGGTTTTATCTTTCTATTCAGGATTAAAATCTTACTAAAGttattctttacatttgttttacaaagttattcacaagttgcttgttattttctctttaggAAGTTCTTCACTGGAATTTCATCACGAGGCTTTCACATTTATGCACATTAAACTTCTTTAGTCATTTCTTCCCATGAAAAGTCACTTTTTCTGTATATTATTTACCTGCTTTGACTTCATCTCCTTTAAGGGCACTCTGTATTCTGTCCAATATTTTTGGCATTAGAAGCTCGCTTTTTAGAAAAAGcagtttctttattattattctcatgcTCTAGATATATGTTCGTCTTCTTTGGGAAGTCAGAACTTACTATAAAACAACTATCCTCCtgcattaaaaagaatattaaacaaTAACTAAAAGCAATTACAAATGTTTAAAGACTAGGTTACTTGAAATAAACTAAACTAcatctagattttaaaaatctaaattagcatctgcatattttttcttttaatacccTAACACCACGCATTAAAACGTTcataaaattaggggtaggcaTGGAATGCAATGGTAGATCACTCATTTAGCATGCAAAAGTTCCTTGATCTAACCCCCCACAACAACAAAGACCAAAAAATTGAAGAGCCCATTTTCTCATTatcaattatataaattaaattatttcctgCCAAAATTATTGGACATAATATTCCTCCTATACTAACTTCAGCATTCCTCACGAcaggataaaaataaatcacttacTACCAACTTGATATCACATTCATGTTCAAGATGTGCTGTCTCCTCATCTGCTCTGTAATATTAAAATGCATAAGTTAATGGAGGTGGAGTTATGTCTCGTGGtaaaagcacttgcctaatgtgtgttcagcactgggttttattcttagcactatatataaattaataaataaaaatactcttaAAAAGGCACAacttaatgataaaatattctaattagttatatattctGCTGACATAATTCAAACAGTAATACTAGTCACGTCTTGTTTTAATAGTGGATGTTTTGTGTGCTGAGTTCAGCTAAAATATCCTAATTAACCTACTATATGTCTATGTTTTGATGGTATCTATGTATTAATGGTAGCtgagtgaggtggcacatgcctataaatccAGAGAGTTGGGGAGTTGAGACAGGAGAGCCCAAAAGCCCAACAATTTGGTAAAACCCCAaagcataataaaaaattaacatgttCTCCACTTCtatccaaatttcattctttgtgacGAAgtaaactccactgtgtatatataccatatttcttCATTCATCTGCTGAATGACACCTatgctggttccataacttgactatggGGCACTTTGCTGTAATAAGCATGGGTATGACAATTAAGTACAATATGCTAATTCTTTTACATAAATATCAAGAGGTGGTATAGCTGTGTCATATGGTAGTCAATTCCTAGACtttaggaatctccatagtgctttccaagTTGCTATAATGCAGTCCTACCATCAACTCATGGGTGTCTCTTAAGTTACATATAATCTATGCCCAAAGTTATTTTACATGATTCCACTTACACAGACTCTTCAATAGGAGAAATTGATCCATCATCATCCAAATATTTGTATCTACGACTATCAAGATCTTCTTTTTCCAAATCTTCACTAACATTCATTTGCTTCAAGGATTCCTTAAGGTGGTGTTCATACTTCAATTTTTCAATGTAGTTAAAAAATCCTCTTGCAACAGCTTgctattaaaaacacatttttgtcTTAGTCTTACAAAATTAAGGTGTCTTACTTCATGACAAAGTCAGATACTTATATTCAAAACAATTAATCATACTCTCACACACTTGAATCCTAACCATTCTGTACTTCTGAACCAAATTTACCAAATGTTTATTATAATATTCTTAAACAAAAGATTACAAAAATATTAATCCTCTCAAATAATTATAGGTTCCAGCAAGACACTTTATTAATCATGCATTCATTCAGCATTCAATTGTCAAATATACTGCTAAGTATTAGATTGTTCAGGAAGGAATTCCATCAGAAACAGCTAAACTTTAATGTCTACTACACTTTGGAGATACCAGTCCAACTTGTATTAATGCAAAAATTGGGGAATCATTTgcttcagggttatgtttaaagatctGATGAAACCAAGGGATTTTATATTAAGCAGATTTGGCCTGCCATTATTCAGATTCTtaaattcacagaagaaatatgccAGGAAGAGTATACCCAGAAACACTAGTGAAGTTTGTCCTTTATGATGGAGTAGATTTTATGTGGAAGTAAATATAGAATAGTATCCTGAAAACTGGAAAGGACCTGAAAACTGGTCCAGGTATATCTTAAGACAATTCTATAAATGGCCAGGTCatttcagacattttatttttgtgtatccATTACATACAAAATACTAACTTACCTCAAAGGCTAAAATTTTTCTCCAAGGTAatggttttctttcattctcagaTTGTAAAAATGGGAGTCTagatcctttatttttaatttgtttcttatcTATTTGTGACCTcttggtttttcttcttccttctggcTCTTCCTTTGTTCTTAATTTTGGCTTgtactttctcttcctctttcttcgtttctttttcttaaatctttcaaaaatagcttttaaaGTCAATGGTTTTGGTTCCATAGATGAATCACTTGATGAATCTGTAACACTTTCAGGTGAATGAACAAATTTTCTAGTGGGGTTTCTTTGCCTTCTTTTAGGTGGGGAAGTAACACACTGGGTTTTAAATAAGCTGCTACCAGATGAGGAGTCGTcactaggaaaatgaaaaattctgttATAATGCTAATTACTCTTAATACTCAATCACACATGTGCTTTTCTTCTAGGATCAACTCAGGAAAACATTCTCAGAATAcctaaatattttcagaaaggtGCAGTACCAGCTAGTCACAGGTCCTGACAACCATATCTAAAATGGCATCTAaggagtgaataaagaaaatgtggcaaatatatacaaaggagtattactcagccataaagaatgacttaATGACATTTGCCTGCGAATGGATGaatctgaagactatcatgctaagtgaagtcagtcagtccccaaaaccaaaggacaaatattCTTTGATATGTGTAAGCTAACCCATAATATGGAGGTGGGGAATAGTGAGGGGTAGAATACAacagattagacaatggggaaaggaggtggggataggcaaaggaaagacagtggaatgaatctgacataattttcccagatacatatatgaaaacagtgAATCCCATCATAAGTCCATAGGAATGAGATtcttaactagaataagatataaatcCATGCTTGCACAATTATATCAACATGGATTCTGCTgtcgtataactaaaaagaaccaataaaagttGTCTGATTTGCTGCTAGTGTCTCCTCTAAGCATACAATCTATTAGACAAAAACTGGACAATTCAGTCTGGAAGAGATACCAAGAAAATACCATCTTCCTAAGCCAAGAATATATTATAATAGATTTTGAATCAAAGTACTTGCAATAATCCAATAAACCTGGAAGGTGtcatctgttttcctttccaATTCCTGAAATTATCTTAACCAATTATATACAATGATTTATACTTTCTTAGTAATTCAAACACTAAACATTTTGACTGAAACTACCATTCTCCCCAGAAAGTTCATTTACCTTTGGTTTTCAACTTCCACAGCTGCATCAGACACCAGACAGTCAAGGGAATCCATTCCTGATTTATCCATCACTTCTGTTTTGACTTAAAACTGTTCTCTGAAATTatgaaaattcagaaaatgtgATGCAGCTTCCCTAAGCAATAAAGACTTACACAGCCAAGATATAGAAAGTTCAAGCAGTCAAGCCATGTCACTCTACATGAACCATGCAACTCTGTGAATTTAGGCAAAATAACTTCCTAAGCTTTTTAAGTTCTAGGAAcagcaatttctttaaaaaacctAGAAACTGCATTCACAGGTGCTTTCAGTTTTTACATGGTAATTAATGTGCAATTACTAATACTAATGTACAATCCAACGgccaaatatataatttaaaattcttaagcCTGAAATTTTCATTTACTCTGCCTTTTCATGTTCATCTCTGCATTCATATTGTCATATCTTTGATGCTGTCTTTGATATTATCTTATAATTGATGAAAACTAATTTTCAGCAAGCTAAAAACTACACAGAAACTGCCTTGGTCACCATTTTCTAATAGTATACAATAAGCAATAAAATCTTAAGACTTAAGATGTAAGATGTGTCTATTTACTGCATCTCCcgtctttcatttttcattgtatTATCTAGTTTACTTTAAAACTGACATGTAAGCCGTGATAAATAAGTTCTAGAATGATTAACCAGTAAACTATTTCAGGTATAAAATCTCAAATTTGTGAAATAAGACAGATCCATGTGACAGTTTTCCTAAATGCAAAATCCTGTCATTACATCAACTACTCAAAAATCAACATTTGCTCCAATAATATTGTTAGGGGAAAGACAGATGAGGATGATGAGAACGTAAGATTAAGAgaacaattctataaaatgggcccactttcctgtgctgacccccacatgcttccTTTTCCCAAAAGTATTCAACCTGCAGCCttgcctggcctaagtggacagtatttcacattcctcagaaaactgttATCTGCAAGGAAAGTCAGGAAATATCATTGATAAGAGGATTCCAAGTTGTTCTGGAGGGTGAGACTTTGTGACCCTTTTCACGAACCAAATTGGTTTACAATAATTCcttttaaccataaacctgtaaAAATTGatttgagttctaattagaaCTGCTCAGCTTGGGTCAAGGGAACCTAGAATTGTCACAGCAATAGGTagttgaaagtctgatgtcaccttGCTGTAAAGTGGAGAGGTGGACCTGGGTAGGACAACTTCTCTGGGAACActgtcccttcctttcctctcttgaGAACTCTCTCCTCTAGGGGTCCGTTTatctatcccttcaataaactcatgcctatTATTCTgaaaacatgtctgaaatcttgaTCGCAACAGTCAGAGTTTGAAGTGTAGGTCTTCtggctgcctcagtttcttggaaTGCCCCAGCTCTGTAACAGCATTAATGCGCCAGCTCAACTTTTTTGTAAATATTACTGAAATACAGCTAGCTccaaaatcacttttaaaaatctatgtagAAAGCATCCCTACTTAGTTGTCGCTTCCAATTGTGGGATTATTTTTTGGAGGCTACGTGGCCAAATAAGACACTTAACGAAACTAACTTGTACTTGGTACCTTGCGCGGGCTGAGAAGCTCCAGGAAGCACCCAAACTCAGGCAAGAAAAATGGCGTCCACTAGGGTTAATTCACACAATAGTGACTAACCCTCTAAGATTTGCCTAGACGAGGTAACATCAATATTTTGACTCGGTAAACTACGCCGACACTATAATCGCGCTCACGAAGGTCTCAATCCAACCCCAAGGCCTGATTTCTGAGGCTAGATCCACAGCAACACGGCGTCCTGGGAAAACTACACCTGCAGCCCTTCACGCAGGCAAGGCCCGGACAGCCACCGCCTCTCCCCTACTTATCTACAAGGCCCCCCCTTCATCCACAAGCGCCGCGCTGTGGGCCTTGGGCCACATATGCGAGGCCTGCAACAGGACACCGCGACTGACTCGGGCCATGAAACCCTGGCGGTTCGCGCCCATCAGCTTCCCCGCCCGGGAACTCCAGCACACATAAGCAGCTTACCATCTCCAACCGtatggaagaaaaagaactcaCCACTCTCGCGAGCTCCCTAAATGTTGGGCTGAATTCTCGCGTTACTACTTAGCTCTCGGGACGAAGAGAGTGCTGGGAAGACAGACGCGTCGGTGCACTTCCGACTCCCGCGAGGGGTGGAGCAATTGAAGCGGGCGGAGCCTAAACCCACTCAACCAGAGGAGGCGGGGTCGACCGAGGAGAGATCACCTAGGTCCGTGGGCTTCGCCCACAGTTTTGGTAAGTTTAATTGCCAAGAACATTTTAGCAAATAAGTTGTGAGGTCAAATGAACTGAATACATGTGAACAACGAGGAAGTGGGTGATTTGTTTCCGGTGAGCTTGCGTTTGCTTAAATGAGATTGTCTACTTTTGTCCTCAAACATGTCATCTGTGTTAAAATATTGGGAAAGGCTCATATTTTGATCTGACTCCAAATGTATAACATTTGTATTGAAAGCCAGTATTATTCCCTTAGTACACCCGCTTAACATCCCACTCATGTACACTTGCTACCACAGTACTTTTCTGCGCCTACCAGAAgttccatatttttaaacaagTTATTCAGGCTGTAGCTTCCCAGGGTTAAACTTCTATTTCTAATTCGGTAGGGAAATAATATGACAGATCTTTTGAGATAGTAAAGGATATAAAGTTAGgattatttatttggatttaacttgaatttttattcctACTGTAAGCAGAAGAATATAAAGTGCTTTTattgccagatgtggtggtgcacacctataatcccagcgatgtgggaggcagaggcaggaccaacgcagcctcaacaacttaggccctaagcaacttagtaagaccctatctataaattgaaaaataaaaagggctggggatgtggttcagtgataaatcacctctggtaccaaaatctaaaaatgataataataaaatgcttttattatcctcattataaatgaaaatgctATTCATTGTACAGATTTTGATGTTTATAAATAAGTACATGCTAATTGCCTGATAGAGTGTGATAAAATTTAGGAAATCAGTGAAGACTACACagtaattattttcataaaatatctgTCAAtctatttaataagaaaaaattaaaatatcttactCTGAAATAATCATAGATTATTCAACTCAAAAACAGGTTTAAGATTTTAAGTATGATTATTAGAACTACTTGTCAACAGTTATGTATATTTAACTTGGGAGAttggattttattaaataactaaaGGACAGTAAAAATTAGTATTTGATAAATACTAAAGTAAATGTctccaggcacagtggtggagCTTGTAGTCCCAGCTTTACAGAAGACTGAGGGGGGAGGATGACTGGAGCCCAGAAGTTCCAGGCCAGTATGGGCAACAAAGTGAGGCcccccatctttttaaaaaaaaaagtaaatttcaagTCTTAAATATATGCAATGGCATGTTTATAGAGCACTTGTTTAGAAGTATCATCAAAACTAGAAAACCAGCTAGTTTCTATGAAATCTATGAatctttggaaatttttaaaaataaatttttggaaAAGTAATTCAAATGATTCTGACTTTTCATATGCTAAGTAAGCATGTTAAAACCAGAGACATTCCAGTTAATGAGATGAtctattaacaatttttttttagtactgaggattgaactgaggtTACTCttcatggagctacatccccatcccttttttatttttattttgagatagggtctccctaagttgccaaggctggcctcaaacttaaaatccttctgcctcagcttcctgaatcgctgggattataggcatgtgctaccatgtccTGCTCTATTAACAGGACATGGTTTTTGACCAACCGTTTATTGAGAACTAAAATACACAGGGGTCAGTTTGTAGCAAAGGGTACAAAGGAGAGAAGTACAGCTTTCCAGTGAAATAATGTATTGTCCTTAACTTTAGAGCCTTGTGAACAGGCCTTACATTTGTCTAATAAATGGCAATGAAgaatattctaaaagaaaaagaataaaacaaacaattccAGCAGTGCTCTTAGAAATAGAAATCTGCTTAAGAGTTTTGTCCTTAATCCTTACTGTGATTGGTCTGGAGTAGGATTCTCCACCCACTTTGTCATcatcgtcttttttttttttttccttttctgccttcattttatttatctccCTCTACTTGCACACATCATCACTTGAACATTTAAGGTAAGATACTAATCTCTGTAAATGTATACCTATTTATTGTAAGTTATACTaagcatgtattttaaaatatctaggtTATCAGAATCATTGAACATGAAAACTACTTACCAAGAAAGTGTTTATTTTTgaacaaactaaaatttaaatttcagaatctAATCGTCTATATTTCCATTCTACTAATGATTTAAatcttcttttgtaaaaatgatagcctaagaaatttaatttttagcttAAATGTCAAAATAGAGTAAGAAACacattatagaaatatttatatgtgtattttatatgctagctatatatcatatatatgttaCGTAGTTATATAGACTCCAGTACTGTTATCTACAGCCATTTAGACACTTATTCACAATCCTTAATAAGTGCCTTTTGCTTCAAGATCCATATTCCTTTGACCAACCATTAGAAAATTACATGTTCAACCCAGATAGATGACCAATAAAAAGAGTCATATATATCTTCTTATATTGGTGTTTCCTCTTATTAGTCTATTTTAAATGCCAACTATTTAAAACTATTGGGCTAAAAATATAGACAATCTTAgcatagagttcttgcctagcatgcatgaagccctgagttcaatttccagctctgcaaaaaaaataaaataacaggatTAAAAGAGGCCACTTACCCATTGTTCACTTGGAATATTAAATGCTAGAACTGTGGTTTCCTTTCTGTAAGGACAGAAAAGCCAAAATGCCCTTTGCCCTCATTATATAACTGAACTCTTAATGTTCACTTTCAGAACGGCAGGCACTGTTCACATCTGGTGCACTGTGAACTCTTGTGATAACTGGCCAACAGGAGCTTTGATTGTACAACCTTATacctaaagaagaaagaaaatggctcattctgagttttcttttcatGTGCCAAGTCTAGAGGAACTTGCTGAAGGTAAAAACAATATTAACTTTGGATTTTTAAGAactattttaagagaaaaaagattttaagattTATATGTATCTTACTAATGTTTATCTTGTTGAAATGGTACTTCTGATACAGAATTTGCCATTTCAATATCTATTCTGTACTGTTTTTATTGAGAAACGCTTAAATTATGTCCCCTAACAAAATTAAACTCACCATTTGTAGATTCTTGATGACACCAACTTCACATGATGAAATTGACTAAAGTAACCCAAAATTTAAGTACATATTATGTCCAGAGTTGTACAACtttgctttatttcctttttaccaGTTACAATTTTTGAGTGCGGGGGcggtgctggatattgaaccaAGGAGTATTTTACCTCTAATCTACATCCCCATcacgttttattttttattttgagatagggtcttgttaagttgcttggGGCTTTGCTGAATTTCTGAGGCTATCttgaaatttgtgatcctcctgcctcagcttcccaagttaaCAGGATTacaccacacctggccaaaatACCTTAGTTAGAGGCTAGGTTCTGCTGCTCCTTGTGTTGCACAAATATTTGGATTCAAATTGTTAGGAACTAGGTTTTATTCAAAGTGAGCTTTAAATGGAGATAAAAGAAACTTGGTTTCAAATTTCTATCtttacaaaacttttttttttttagttttggggattgaacccaggggcacttaatcactgagccatatctccaaccctttttaatttttattttgagacagggtttcactaagatGTTTAGGACCTAACTAAGTTGCCAATGTTGGGATCCGgaaatgcttttaaaagaaaaaaggtgggTCAGGCACTGAggcacatgcctacaattccagcagtttgggagctgaggcaggagtattacaaATTTTAGGCCAGCCCTGGCAATTTAGCtaaatcctgtctcaaagtagaaaataaaaaggcttaGGGATATAAAcagttaaagcacccctgggtttgatccccatccAGTattaaaaacaagagagagaaaagaggtaacaaaaggcaaaaaaaaaaaaaaaatagacgtGTAGATTTAGTTATCCTGTGAGACAGAGAACATGTTAGGGGTGTCAGGCCAGGACAGGGGGGCAATCTCCACTCATAGCTTCCTTAGCATCCCCCAGGCCAGGGGGCACAGCTCTCCAGCTTTTACTCTCAGTTTGAGGAAATACAGAGgcagaaaaatatattagaaacttGCTTTAATTTCAGAGGAGTCCTTAATTGCAGTATTTCATTTTGATCCTTAAAAATACATTGCTCCCAAtgcgatggtgcacacctgtaatcccagcagctcaaaagAGAATTgcgagtacaaagccagcctcaccaaaggcaaagtgctaagcaactcagtgagaccctgtctaaataaaatacaaaatagggctagggcactattcagtggtcgagtgtccttgagttcaatccctggtactgaaaaaaaaagtacattgcTCTTTGGATTTATAACTGTGACACCTATTCTGTTTTACATTTATACTATGACATATCTACAAGAAAGTGCACTTATCTTGAGGTATAGCTTATTTAATGTTTACATGTAACTGCTGTCCAAATCaaaatctaaaatgtttttcatatcCCAAAAGACTCCTTCATGGAGCTTCCCAATGTCTTTATCCTGAGAGGTAACCACTGTTTTTACTTTTATCACCGTGGATCAGTTGCCTATTTGAAATACATAAAGTTAAATCATACAGTCTTTACTCTtgttgtgtctggcttcttttgctcaacatttTGTCTGTAGTCTTCCTTGTGTTGCATGTGATTGCCTACTTTTTAAAGAGTTTAAATATTTACACTTTAATAAGTTTTTGGAATCTCCCTTAAAGAAAGGTGGTCCTCACCTGAGTGTAGTCTTTTTATCTTCAGAAGTTTATAATCACCGTGGATAAGATTATGTTTGTGTCTTATATTATAACTTTGGATTATGTCAAAGTCTAAGTTCATAAGTAAGACTATTTCTTGGTTGAtggtatagcccagtggtagagcctgtgcttagcatgcctgaggcccagggttcaatccctaggaccggaaaaaataaaaatagaaaaccattTCTGCACTCTTTTTTTATTACACAAGTTTAGGTTAGGAATGTGATGCGGAAAATTTGATATATGATGGCCAAATTTTTCCCTATTGTTAAATaaccctttttcttctctttattagtTATGCAGAAGGGACTAAAAGATAACTTTGCTGATGTC
It includes:
- the Taf1d gene encoding TATA box-binding protein-associated factor RNA polymerase I subunit D, whose protein sequence is MDKSGMDSLDCLVSDAAVEVENQSDDSSSGSSLFKTQCVTSPPKRRQRNPTRKFVHSPESVTDSSSDSSMEPKPLTLKAIFERFKKKKRRKRKRKYKPKLRTKEEPEGRRKTKRSQIDKKQIKNKGSRLPFLQSENERKPLPWRKILAFEQAVARGFFNYIEKLKYEHHLKESLKQMNVSEDLEKEDLDSRRYKYLDDDGSISPIEESVADEETAHLEHECDIKLVEDSCFIVSSDFPKKTNIYLEHENNNKETAFSKKRASNAKNIGQNTECP